In one window of Spiroplasma corruscae DNA:
- the dnaA gene encoding chromosomal replication initiator protein DnaA gives MNNNDIWKKTKEWLISSDLVEPNVYDEYIKIAELKELSDDEKVIIVKSELSKWYLNTISDQLKEKIAEITGKFTNLTLLTKDEFKKELEIKSLVSLKKQKSLQNIYSFENFITGSSNINALNAAKSAINNLGTKWNPLFIYGDSGLGKTHLLKAISSEVVKNDENLNVKYFTSSDFRKNILDSLMDGFKEIEMTKTKMNDIDVILIDDIQFLANSGKTNEIFFNIFNSFVESNKQIVLSSDKFPEQLNGFDKRMVSRFSQGLSVRIEKLDNETSLNIIDYKCKIANIKLSQESKKYISSFFGTDVRKIEGIINKIEFYFIQNKHDSEELINIDKISKILEDYSFAPGGEITVQKIKDVVAQNYGVSIKSIDSGLRVQNVVKARHVAMYLTGEILKKNYSEIGLAFGGKDHTTVLNAYNKINKFLKDDKLFKATLKKIKKDIVS, from the coding sequence ATGAATAACAATGATATATGAAAAAAAACTAAGGAATGATTAATCTCATCCGATTTAGTTGAACCTAACGTTTATGACGAGTATATAAAAATAGCTGAACTTAAAGAATTAAGTGATGACGAAAAAGTAATAATAGTTAAATCAGAACTTTCAAAGTGATACTTAAACACTATAAGTGATCAATTAAAAGAAAAAATTGCTGAAATCACAGGAAAATTCACTAATTTAACCTTATTAACCAAGGATGAGTTTAAGAAAGAACTTGAGATCAAATCATTGGTAAGTCTAAAAAAACAAAAATCGTTACAAAATATATACTCTTTTGAAAATTTTATTACAGGTTCAAGTAATATAAATGCACTTAATGCTGCGAAATCAGCAATAAACAATTTGGGTACTAAATGGAATCCATTATTTATATACGGAGATTCTGGATTAGGAAAAACTCATTTATTAAAAGCTATAAGTAGTGAAGTGGTTAAAAATGATGAAAATTTAAATGTAAAATATTTTACTTCATCAGACTTTAGAAAAAATATACTCGACTCTCTGATGGATGGTTTTAAAGAAATCGAAATGACTAAGACAAAAATGAATGATATAGACGTCATATTAATAGACGATATTCAATTTCTGGCTAATAGTGGCAAAACAAATGAGATATTTTTTAATATATTTAATTCTTTTGTAGAAAGTAATAAACAAATCGTATTATCTTCTGATAAGTTTCCAGAGCAATTAAATGGTTTTGATAAAAGAATGGTGTCAAGATTCTCACAAGGGTTAAGCGTCAGAATCGAGAAGTTAGATAATGAAACATCATTAAATATAATTGACTATAAATGTAAAATTGCAAACATAAAACTTTCACAGGAAAGTAAAAAATATATATCTTCTTTCTTTGGTACGGACGTAAGAAAAATAGAGGGAATAATTAATAAGATAGAATTTTATTTCATACAAAATAAACACGACTCTGAAGAGCTAATAAATATTGATAAAATATCAAAAATACTCGAAGACTACTCGTTTGCACCTGGTGGGGAGATTACAGTTCAAAAAATAAAGGATGTTGTGGCTCAAAATTATGGTGTTAGTATTAAATCAATTGATAGTGGCTTGCGTGTTCAAAACGTGGTCAAAGCGAGACATGTTGCTATGTATCTTACAGGAGAGATATTAAAAAAGAATTACTCGGAAATTGGTCTTGCCTTTGGTGGTAAAGATCACACTACTGTGCTGAATGCTTATAACAAAATAAACAAGTTTTTAAAGGACGACAAACTTTTCAAAGCTACATTGAAAAAAATTAAGAAAGATATTGTGTCTTAA
- a CDS encoding DNA gyrase subunit B, whose translation MKNDYNSEQIQILEGLEAVRKRPGMYIGTTNKNGLHHLVWEIIDNSVDEALAGYCNEITIIITDKNEIIVKDNGRGIPIDIHPKTNKTTLETIFTVLHAGGKFDESTYKISGGLHGVGASVVNALSDYVKAYVMRDGKIYKQYFSEGGTKSTSLELVGNTDVNGTIICFKPDNSIFKDTVVFDFDIIKNKIRQLAFLNKGLKLNLYDQKNEKEVSFIFSDGIKDYVKEINNGKEKINNKIFYVSKTVNEVEVEVAVQYNENYDDNLFSFCNNIFTSEGGSHEDGFKNAMLKAIHLYVDNLKQNNANKFIWDDVKEGIVAVVSIRHKDPLYEGQTKAKLSNNDAKESVFNVVLETFEDYLLKNPEDAKNILEKVSLSQKARKAAQKAREDTKRKSALSSFSLPGKLADCESKNVEESELYLVEGDSAGGSAKLGRNRKNQAILALKGKVLNVEKVKQNRVFENVEIQSIIAAVGTDVKKDLDLKKLRYGKVIIMTDADVDGAHIKVLLLTFFYRYMKDLILNGNVYIAQPPLYKVWNTKNTNYAYSDSELENLKKSTYEGTKYNIQRYKGLGEMDPIQLWETTMDPKRRTMLKVTADDAFLANEVFSNLMGDNVEERKKFIIENAKFVKNIDI comes from the coding sequence ATGAAAAACGATTATAATTCAGAACAAATACAAATATTAGAGGGTCTTGAAGCCGTTAGAAAAAGACCTGGAATGTATATTGGGACTACTAATAAAAATGGATTACATCATCTTGTATGAGAAATTATTGATAACTCTGTTGATGAAGCTCTTGCAGGATATTGTAATGAAATTACTATTATAATAACTGATAAAAACGAAATCATTGTAAAGGATAATGGGAGAGGTATACCTATTGATATACATCCAAAAACTAATAAGACAACTTTAGAAACAATTTTTACTGTTTTACATGCAGGTGGGAAGTTTGATGAGTCTACTTATAAAATCTCAGGTGGTCTTCATGGTGTTGGAGCATCAGTTGTAAATGCTTTATCTGATTATGTTAAAGCTTATGTGATGCGTGATGGTAAAATTTATAAACAATACTTTTCAGAAGGCGGAACAAAATCAACTAGTTTAGAATTAGTAGGAAACACTGATGTAAATGGAACAATAATTTGTTTCAAACCTGACAACTCAATTTTTAAAGATACTGTGGTATTTGATTTTGATATAATCAAAAATAAAATAAGACAGTTAGCATTTTTAAACAAAGGATTAAAACTTAATTTATATGATCAAAAAAATGAAAAAGAAGTGTCTTTCATTTTTTCCGACGGAATTAAAGATTATGTAAAAGAAATTAATAATGGAAAAGAAAAAATAAATAATAAAATATTTTATGTATCAAAAACGGTAAATGAAGTAGAAGTTGAAGTAGCAGTCCAATACAACGAAAACTACGATGACAACTTATTTTCATTTTGTAATAATATTTTCACATCCGAAGGTGGTTCTCATGAAGATGGGTTCAAGAATGCAATGCTAAAAGCAATACACTTATATGTTGATAACTTAAAACAAAATAATGCTAATAAATTTATTTGGGATGATGTTAAAGAAGGAATAGTTGCGGTTGTTTCTATTAGACATAAAGATCCATTGTATGAAGGACAAACAAAAGCTAAACTTTCAAATAATGATGCAAAAGAAAGTGTGTTTAATGTAGTTTTAGAAACTTTTGAAGATTATTTGTTAAAAAACCCAGAAGATGCCAAAAATATATTAGAAAAAGTTTCATTATCACAAAAAGCACGAAAAGCGGCTCAAAAAGCTCGTGAAGATACAAAAAGAAAATCAGCTCTTAGTAGTTTCTCTTTACCAGGTAAACTAGCAGATTGTGAATCTAAAAATGTTGAAGAGTCTGAATTATATTTAGTAGAAGGTGATTCAGCTGGTGGAAGTGCAAAACTTGGAAGAAATAGGAAAAATCAAGCTATTCTTGCATTAAAAGGAAAAGTTTTGAATGTTGAAAAAGTAAAGCAAAATAGAGTATTTGAAAACGTTGAAATTCAATCAATTATTGCTGCTGTTGGAACAGACGTAAAAAAAGATTTAGATCTAAAGAAACTAAGATATGGAAAAGTAATTATTATGACTGACGCAGATGTTGATGGAGCTCATATTAAAGTTCTTCTTTTGACATTTTTTTATAGATATATGAAAGACTTAATTTTAAATGGTAATGTTTACATTGCTCAACCACCTTTATATAAAGTTTGAAACACAAAAAATACAAATTATGCTTATAGTGATTCAGAGTTAGAAAATCTTAAAAAGAGTACTTATGAAGGTACAAAATATAATATTCAAAGGTATAAAGGTTTAGGTGAAATGGACCCTATTCAGTTATGAGAAACAACCATGGACCCAAAAAGAAGAACTATGTTAAAAGTTACAGCGGATGATGCATTCTTAGCAAACGAAGTATTTTCTAACCTAATGGGTGACAATGTTGAGGAAAGAAAAAAATTTATAATTGAAAATGCAAAGTTTGTGAAAAACATTGATATTTAG
- a CDS encoding toprim domain-containing protein, with amino-acid sequence MDDLLDKLKEIDGITNKIGEKFLINLIENLDKFNLLNEILQELKENYKNCEICNFYKMNNTCVFCDNNKRDQNLVCVLTSKREARKLLNSEYRGIVHILRGEINLNKNISPDTIQIDKLFARINKDTEVLLATNLTFNGEVTANYIISVIKDKCKKITRLARGIPFGGSLDYIDEETLINAIENRKIIKK; translated from the coding sequence ATGGATGATTTATTAGATAAGTTAAAAGAAATTGATGGTATCACAAACAAAATAGGAGAAAAGTTTTTAATAAACTTGATTGAAAATTTAGATAAGTTTAATTTATTGAACGAAATACTACAAGAACTTAAAGAAAACTATAAAAATTGTGAAATTTGCAACTTTTATAAAATGAATAATACATGTGTCTTCTGCGATAATAATAAACGTGATCAAAACTTGGTGTGTGTATTAACATCAAAAAGAGAAGCTAGAAAGTTACTAAATAGCGAATATAGAGGAATAGTACATATATTAAGAGGCGAGATTAACCTAAATAAAAATATATCTCCGGATACAATACAAATAGATAAATTATTTGCTAGAATTAATAAAGATACAGAGGTGTTATTAGCTACAAATCTTACCTTTAATGGAGAAGTTACTGCAAATTACATTATTAGTGTTATAAAAGATAAATGTAAAAAGATAACAAGATTAGCAAGAGGTATCCCTTTTGGAGGGTCGTTAGATTATATAGACGAAGAAACACTTATAAATGCAATTGAAAATAGAAAGATTATTAAAAAATAA
- a CDS encoding deaminase — protein sequence MQINKIYNLLNKSIEKCKKSKDVPVVSLLYKDEYNFYLGFNTRQKKYEINNHAEINCINKAFKKTRSKNMSEYKLYVNLKPCLMCITTLEQVNIKEVYYWLENDKIDYSRIRSSIIFSKVYNKRQEEFFRNELQNFFKILRG from the coding sequence ATGCAAATAAATAAAATATATAATTTATTAAATAAAAGTATTGAAAAATGTAAGAAATCAAAAGATGTGCCGGTAGTTTCTTTGTTGTATAAAGATGAATATAATTTTTATTTAGGATTTAACACTAGACAAAAAAAGTATGAAATAAATAATCATGCTGAAATAAATTGTATAAATAAGGCTTTTAAAAAAACAAGATCTAAAAATATGAGTGAATATAAACTTTACGTAAATTTAAAACCTTGTTTAATGTGTATCACCACTTTAGAACAAGTTAACATAAAAGAAGTATATTATTGATTGGAAAATGATAAAATTGATTATTCTAGAATTAGGTCAAGCATTATATTTAGTAAAGTATATAATAAAAGGCAAGAGGAGTTCTTTAGAAATGAACTTCAAAATTTTTTTAAAATTTTAAGAGGGTAG
- the dnaN gene encoding DNA polymerase III subunit beta has translation MFFSINRLSLIEEINKCNRIIDFKSPSPSITGISIEVSVDNLVLISTNSVISIKTCINVGEIDLIIKQPGNLLIRGKYFLDILRKMDDDIVNVSCVEENIVVLSGKKLEFSLNILDYNDFPIIAFREKGESIIVNCADLKKALNQTIISVNEYKQKIVLSGLNFSLKNDVFFITGTDGYRVSRKKINFWSSEIEEKFESNIPYKSVLEVIKLLPENGECKISIVDNYAMFIINKTVFQTSVLEGQFPDVNAVFPVDFNTTIFVDNKKFYKLISRADLPNDDNSIPVVNLILENEKIFIKSSIHQVGSYEEEFEEFELKGIDNQNISFNSKYLIDSLRSFETRMIEINLIDSKKPIVISSSEDDSLSQIILPMFSN, from the coding sequence ATGTTTTTTAGTATAAATAGACTCTCACTCATTGAAGAAATAAATAAATGTAATAGAATAATTGATTTTAAATCACCATCACCAAGTATTACTGGAATTAGTATTGAAGTATCTGTCGATAATTTGGTTTTGATTTCTACAAATAGTGTAATCTCTATTAAAACTTGTATTAACGTTGGAGAAATAGACCTTATAATAAAGCAACCAGGTAACCTATTAATTAGAGGTAAGTATTTTTTGGATATACTTAGAAAAATGGATGATGATATTGTTAATGTATCTTGTGTTGAAGAAAACATTGTAGTATTATCCGGAAAGAAACTAGAATTTTCTTTAAATATACTTGATTATAATGATTTTCCTATAATCGCATTTAGAGAAAAAGGAGAAAGCATTATAGTAAATTGTGCTGATTTAAAAAAAGCTTTAAATCAAACTATAATATCTGTTAATGAATATAAACAAAAAATTGTATTATCTGGACTTAATTTTTCTTTAAAAAACGATGTTTTTTTTATTACTGGAACTGATGGATATAGAGTTTCAAGAAAGAAGATAAATTTTTGATCTTCCGAAATTGAAGAAAAGTTTGAATCTAATATACCTTATAAAAGTGTTCTAGAGGTAATCAAATTATTACCTGAAAATGGAGAATGTAAAATAAGTATAGTTGATAATTATGCGATGTTTATAATAAATAAAACTGTCTTTCAAACATCTGTTCTTGAAGGACAATTTCCTGATGTAAATGCTGTTTTTCCAGTTGATTTTAATACAACCATATTTGTGGATAACAAAAAATTCTACAAGTTAATTTCACGTGCTGATTTACCAAACGATGACAACTCAATTCCTGTTGTTAATTTAATTCTTGAAAATGAAAAGATATTTATTAAGTCAAGTATTCATCAGGTTGGTAGTTACGAAGAAGAATTTGAAGAATTTGAATTAAAAGGAATAGATAATCAAAACATATCATTCAATTCTAAATATTTAATTGATTCTCTAAGAAGTTTTGAAACAAGAATGATTGAAATCAACTTAATTGACTCAAAAAAACCAATTGTTATTTCTTCTTCAGAAGATGATAGTTTAAGTCAAATTATTTTACCAATGTTTTCTAATTAA
- the tmk gene encoding dTMP kinase, producing MLFISLEGIDGSGKTTISKMIKDNLSQKGYKVLLTREPGGEIFAEDIRQMILDKKNIITPWTETLLYIAARKQHLDKVVIPALKSGTIVICDRFMDSTSAYQGYARNIGMTEIDEVQNIVLGSTKPDLTIFFDITPNEAHIRLLKRKRKPDRLESENALFHEAVYEGYQILISENTDRIKVVDSRKPINEVLQQVDFLINDALNQRMKKND from the coding sequence ATGCTTTTTATATCACTTGAAGGAATTGACGGTTCTGGTAAGACAACAATATCAAAAATGATCAAGGATAATTTGTCTCAAAAAGGTTATAAAGTTTTGTTAACAAGAGAACCTGGTGGGGAAATTTTTGCAGAGGATATAAGACAAATGATATTAGACAAAAAAAATATAATCACCCCTTGAACTGAAACACTTTTATATATAGCGGCAAGAAAACAACATTTAGATAAAGTTGTTATACCTGCATTAAAGTCAGGTACTATTGTAATTTGTGATAGATTTATGGATTCAACGTCAGCATATCAGGGATATGCCAGAAACATAGGGATGACTGAAATTGATGAAGTACAAAACATAGTTTTAGGCTCTACAAAACCAGATTTAACAATTTTTTTTGATATTACCCCGAATGAAGCTCATATTAGACTATTAAAAAGAAAAAGAAAACCAGATAGATTAGAAAGTGAAAATGCTTTATTTCACGAAGCTGTTTACGAAGGTTATCAAATACTTATTTCAGAAAATACAGATAGAATTAAAGTTGTCGACTCAAGAAAACCAATTAATGAGGTTTTGCAACAAGTAGACTTTTTAATTAATGATGCATTAAATCAAAGAATGAAAAAAAATGACTAA
- the gyrA gene encoding DNA gyrase subunit A — MENNNIENRLLDIDIKTEVERDFLEYSMSVIVSRALPDLKDGLKPVQRRIIYAMNELKIFSDTPHKKSARIVGEVIGKYHPHGDSSVYEAMVRMAQDFSYRYPLVEGHGNFGSIDGDGAAAMRYTEARLSKISSLLLRDIDMDTVPFVDNYDALEKEPVYLTGYFPNLLVNGATGIAVGMATNIPPHNLSEVIDAIVESINDKDITIDKILTLIKGPDFPMGASMTNGKSMIEGYKTGKGSVTLRAKITTEETEKRNRIVITEIPYQTNKLKVVEKIAELHKNKIILGIHDIRDESNYEGIRVVVEVQKTANIQLIIKKLYKLTNLQYNFAINLLALNNGKPELLNIKDIIRLYINHQILVIIKRSQYEKTKLEDKLHILKALKVTIDNIEEVIRIIKDSKTTAEASLNLGNRFKFDDKQIKAILDMRLQRLVSLEHEKIVNEILDIEKRVTYLIEIINSKELQQKILVDQLIDIKKRFGDERRTKIIEEELTQIEDEELIQDDQFLLSLSNDGYVRRIKLDEFKVQKRGGKGTLLSNNQTDEILISCIGKAKDEVLFFTNIGKVYKIKAYKIPLFSKNSRGIPLINYIGISQEETVTSVLCYKQNKNKNLFLLTKNGIAKRVLIKEFEKVNNVGKLSIVLDEGDKLISVVATKGNEHLIIASKKGKVIKIEEEKFRIMSRGSRGVRAIKLDKNDNTVSACSTVKNTMVVTISDKGILKKTLIEEYNLLSRGSKGIIGMKLNDRTGNLKYIFSIRETDEIIMVSSEGKTIRILASDINLQSRSSSGVIGFDVNDKETVTSVSIKFNK, encoded by the coding sequence ATGGAAAATAATAACATAGAAAATAGATTATTAGATATCGACATAAAAACAGAAGTTGAACGAGATTTTCTTGAGTATTCAATGAGTGTAATTGTTAGTAGAGCACTTCCTGATCTAAAAGATGGGTTAAAGCCTGTTCAAAGAAGAATTATATATGCAATGAATGAATTAAAGATTTTTTCTGATACTCCTCATAAAAAATCTGCACGTATTGTTGGTGAAGTCATAGGTAAATATCATCCACATGGTGACTCTTCAGTTTATGAAGCAATGGTTAGAATGGCTCAAGATTTTTCTTATAGATACCCACTTGTTGAAGGACATGGAAATTTTGGATCTATTGATGGCGATGGAGCTGCGGCGATGCGTTATACTGAGGCCCGTCTTTCAAAAATATCTTCACTATTACTTAGAGATATTGATATGGATACTGTGCCGTTTGTAGATAATTATGATGCACTTGAAAAAGAACCCGTATATTTAACGGGTTATTTTCCTAATTTATTAGTTAATGGCGCAACAGGTATAGCTGTTGGTATGGCTACAAATATTCCACCACATAACCTTTCTGAGGTAATAGATGCAATTGTGGAATCTATTAACGACAAAGATATAACTATTGATAAAATTCTAACTCTTATAAAAGGTCCTGATTTCCCAATGGGTGCTTCTATGACTAATGGTAAAAGTATGATCGAAGGTTATAAAACAGGAAAGGGTAGCGTAACATTAAGAGCGAAGATTACAACTGAAGAGACAGAAAAAAGAAATAGAATTGTCATTACAGAAATCCCGTATCAAACAAATAAACTTAAAGTTGTTGAAAAGATTGCTGAACTCCATAAAAATAAAATTATATTAGGTATTCATGATATAAGAGATGAGTCTAATTATGAAGGAATTAGGGTGGTTGTAGAAGTTCAAAAAACTGCAAACATTCAACTTATTATAAAAAAACTTTATAAACTAACAAATCTACAATATAATTTTGCAATTAATTTATTAGCTTTAAATAATGGAAAACCTGAATTATTGAATATAAAAGATATTATTAGGTTATATATAAACCACCAAATTTTAGTGATAATAAAAAGAAGTCAATATGAGAAAACAAAACTTGAAGATAAGTTACATATTCTAAAAGCGTTAAAAGTAACCATCGATAACATTGAAGAAGTAATTAGAATTATTAAGGACTCTAAAACAACTGCAGAAGCAAGTCTTAATTTAGGTAATAGATTTAAATTTGATGATAAACAAATAAAAGCTATACTAGATATGAGACTACAAAGGTTGGTTTCTTTAGAACATGAAAAAATTGTGAATGAAATTTTAGATATTGAAAAACGTGTCACTTATTTAATAGAAATAATTAACTCAAAAGAACTACAACAAAAAATATTAGTTGATCAATTAATAGATATTAAAAAAAGGTTCGGAGATGAAAGAAGAACAAAAATAATTGAAGAAGAATTAACTCAAATCGAAGATGAAGAACTAATCCAAGATGACCAATTTTTATTAAGTTTATCAAATGATGGATACGTAAGAAGAATTAAGCTAGATGAATTTAAGGTACAAAAACGCGGAGGTAAGGGAACTTTACTAAGTAATAATCAAACCGATGAAATACTTATATCCTGTATTGGTAAAGCAAAGGATGAAGTTTTATTTTTTACAAATATTGGAAAAGTATATAAAATAAAAGCTTACAAAATACCTTTATTTTCAAAAAACTCAAGAGGTATTCCATTGATTAATTACATTGGTATAAGTCAAGAAGAAACTGTAACTTCTGTTTTATGTTACAAACAAAATAAAAATAAGAACTTATTTCTTCTAACAAAAAACGGTATTGCAAAAAGAGTTTTGATAAAAGAGTTTGAAAAGGTGAATAATGTAGGAAAATTATCTATTGTATTAGATGAAGGTGACAAATTGATCTCGGTTGTAGCAACAAAAGGAAATGAACATCTAATAATAGCTTCTAAAAAAGGTAAAGTTATAAAAATAGAAGAAGAGAAATTTAGAATTATGTCTAGAGGTTCAAGAGGTGTTAGAGCAATTAAGTTAGACAAAAACGATAATACAGTATCTGCTTGTTCAACTGTAAAGAATACAATGGTAGTTACTATATCAGACAAAGGAATTTTAAAAAAGACATTAATTGAAGAATATAATTTACTTAGTCGTGGTTCAAAAGGGATTATCGGAATGAAATTAAATGATAGAACTGGTAATCTTAAGTATATTTTCTCTATTAGAGAAACAGATGAAATAATCATGGTGTCCTCTGAAGGAAAAACTATAAGAATATTAGCTAGTGATATAAACCTTCAATCAAGAAGCAGTTCTGGAGTAATAGGGTTTGATGTAAATGATAAAGAAACTGTTACTTCTGTCTCAATAAAATTTAATAAATAA
- the dnaX gene encoding DNA polymerase III subunit gamma/tau translates to MENKKVLYRKYRPSCFNELVGHSVVKEILTKQLMKKTFSHAMIFSGQRGTGKTSLARLFAKKVLCDSKDYISDESCNKCISCIEFNNESHPDLFEIDAASNNGVDEIRSIKSNISTLPTISNYKIYIIDEVHMLSNAAFNALLKTLEEPPRHALFILATTEQTKIPVTIVSRCQAFNFKKIDQESLVNKLIEISIKEGFEITHEAALEIYYITEGSLRDALNYLEQCMVITEHVIDIKVLKKLFYISSKSEKLEFISNITLNKVDKIINALESFSRIGVDFKVFLIGLIDILKEVVEYKLCKNTDFLNVLNEKEVKEFDDISLETIINLSENLIDAYVKVKNTSLGIEVVLLGIIKSFSNKLISLTNKMSGTTTLKKEENDQDDVTLKHSPKVSNEILVNQDIKEENDFIIEKITNHNQEQINGHKFLLETDYEKKEFQMKSMIKDKNKVKVNVFFSNEDILNELFFANKEKRVSVESKLNDFFSVLDKQNELTDLLIPLYDTKVVASSENCSIIVTDNSSQANWMNNKIRDDSSIEKVFNFLEVKFIFVIDKDQWSFIKKDYIMYKNQNNIPEYVKKSYREYYSKKNTDIDISKENYIRDLKEHFKEFDIEVEE, encoded by the coding sequence ATGGAAAACAAAAAAGTATTATATAGAAAATATAGACCTTCATGCTTCAATGAGTTAGTAGGACATTCCGTTGTGAAAGAAATCTTAACTAAACAACTTATGAAAAAAACATTTTCTCATGCAATGATTTTCTCAGGACAAAGGGGTACAGGGAAAACTTCTTTAGCTAGGCTGTTTGCGAAAAAAGTCTTATGCGATAGTAAAGATTACATCTCTGATGAATCATGTAATAAATGTATAAGCTGTATTGAATTTAATAATGAGTCACACCCTGATTTATTTGAGATTGATGCTGCTTCAAATAATGGAGTAGATGAAATTAGAAGCATTAAATCTAACATTTCAACTTTACCAACAATTTCAAATTATAAAATATATATAATTGATGAAGTTCACATGTTATCTAATGCGGCTTTTAACGCATTATTAAAAACTCTCGAAGAGCCTCCTAGGCATGCGTTGTTCATTTTAGCAACAACAGAGCAAACCAAAATCCCTGTAACAATAGTCTCTAGGTGTCAAGCGTTTAATTTTAAAAAAATTGATCAAGAAAGCTTAGTTAACAAATTGATTGAAATAAGTATAAAAGAAGGTTTTGAAATTACACATGAAGCTGCTCTTGAAATTTACTACATAACAGAAGGTTCATTGAGAGATGCTCTAAACTATCTTGAACAATGCATGGTAATTACTGAACATGTTATAGATATAAAAGTCTTAAAAAAACTATTTTATATATCTTCAAAAAGTGAAAAACTAGAATTTATAAGTAATATCACTCTAAATAAAGTTGATAAAATAATCAATGCACTTGAATCATTTAGTAGAATCGGTGTAGATTTTAAAGTTTTCTTAATCGGTTTAATTGATATTCTAAAAGAAGTTGTTGAATATAAGTTATGTAAAAATACTGATTTTCTTAATGTATTAAATGAAAAAGAAGTTAAAGAGTTTGATGACATTAGTTTAGAAACTATTATTAATCTTTCTGAAAATTTAATTGATGCTTATGTAAAAGTAAAAAATACAAGCCTTGGTATAGAAGTGGTGTTGTTAGGTATCATTAAATCATTTTCTAATAAACTTATAAGTTTAACTAATAAGATGTCTGGAACAACTACTTTAAAAAAAGAAGAAAATGACCAAGATGACGTAACTTTAAAACATAGTCCAAAAGTTTCTAACGAAATACTTGTAAATCAAGATATAAAAGAAGAAAATGACTTTATTATTGAAAAAATAACAAATCATAATCAAGAACAAATTAATGGACATAAATTTTTGTTAGAAACTGACTATGAAAAAAAAGAGTTTCAAATGAAGTCAATGATAAAAGATAAAAATAAAGTTAAAGTGAATGTATTTTTTAGCAATGAAGATATACTTAATGAGTTGTTCTTTGCTAATAAAGAAAAAAGAGTAAGTGTAGAATCGAAATTAAACGACTTCTTTAGTGTATTAGATAAACAAAATGAACTTACTGATTTGTTAATTCCTTTATATGATACAAAAGTTGTCGCTTCAAGTGAGAATTGTTCGATAATCGTCACTGACAACAGCTCACAAGCAAACTGAATGAATAACAAAATAAGAGATGATTCATCAATTGAAAAAGTATTTAATTTTCTTGAAGTTAAATTTATATTTGTTATAGATAAGGACCAATGAAGTTTCATAAAAAAAGATTACATAATGTATAAAAATCAAAACAATATACCAGAGTATGTAAAAAAGAGTTATAGGGAATATTATAGTAAAAAAAACACAGATATAGATATTTCAAAAGAGAATTATATTAGAGATTTGAAAGAACACTTTAAAGAATTTGATATTGAGGTCGAAGAGTAA